The Sabethes cyaneus chromosome 3, idSabCyanKW18_F2, whole genome shotgun sequence DNA window taactccagcacaaagaaatattgattaaggtacatggatattttttgatgcgtttggcaaactatttctggagggcacctctgacagattttacacacaaatgatcgattacttccttcgagcctgttaatctgttctctgtgcttaatAATCAACTGGTGATATGACCCCCccccggtggcaactttgacgtttgcgaacaaaataggtgaagccaGCATAGCTAGATCACTGGATCAATTTTATACGTATCGGATCACTAGTTTGCGTGTAGAAGAACGATTCACACGATATTTCTGCAGTGCCAGACGTAATTTTCCCTAcattatcatttatttcttgtcctaaaggcgacgttttctgttagttgaaagtaaattatttttatcgatgaattgttATTGAGGTTAAtgtaaaattcttcacttctacgtgattatgtcacagaaaacagattaacaggctcgaaggaagtaatcgattttttgtgtgtaaaatctgtcggtagcgccctccagatatagtttgccaaacgcatcaaaaaatatccatgtacctttatcaatatttctttgtgctggagttacatagcagcgatggcagcgacatcaagatttaatTTGCcgcttactgctcgaggggtgctctattgaagtaTTACTCGTAATAGATTACATTTAAACCTTTTACATacttttgtcaattacctggtagtctgttctctgtgattatgTTTTGTTGGTTTGATCGCGTGGCGGTTTCAGAAAACTTAGTAGATGCCCGGGGGTTGGATATGACTAGTTTGttcttaacccattaagcccctcACTTTTTTCCGCAGAGATAAAAAGCTGAAACCTTCAGGAAAGGTTtgttccaagcatttttttgtgaattttgcTAAACAACTCGTTAACAttttaaaaggacctaagtaTTTAATATTGAGTGACTCATTTTGGCGACCCTCCCTTCAGATTATTACGATGATATAAATTCATTTaacgaaaaaaattataacgttTAGCTAAATAATGACGCTACCAACCGATTCATGCGAAGTTTATGTAAAAGTGAATAGACATTGTTATTTTGCGTTTGCATTGTTACTTAGACCCTTtggaaaagttacgcgagaaccTGTTGAACCGATTCAACGGATTCAACCGATTCAACCAAATTCAACCAAGGATTGAACCGATTGgccagtttttatttttctctaaaTGGCACCACTGAACAATTGACGTTTACGGTAATCGCGTTTTGTTCTATTTATATCTGTGTTGACAATCCTTTCTTTCAGTGAAAAAGTATACACCTCGATTTCACAAATTTAATCTATTTAATTAAATTCGTAAAACTAGCACATAGTTAGTTTTCAATAGGCTACAATATGACTTCAGAGCTTGACCATTGGATAGAAATTACCaaacagtgtaaatatttgccaGAGAATGACTTGAAGAAACTCTGTGATTTGGTGTGTGATTTGCTGATTGAAGAATCAAACATTCAGCCAGTCAGTTCTCCCGTTACCGTGTGCGGAGACATTCACGGTCAGTTCTATGACTTGGAGGAGTTATTCCGCACTGGCGGGCATGTTCCAGATACAAACTACATTTTCATGGGTGATTTCGTGGATAGAGGATATTATAGTCTGGAAACGTTTACACGGTTGCTGACGTTGAAGGCCCGTTATCCAGATAAAATTACTTTGCTGAGAGGTAACCATGAGTCACGACAAATTACCAAAGTGTACGGATTCTACGATGAATGTTATACCAAGTATGGCAACGTAAACCCGTGGAAATATTGTTGCCGGGTATTTGACCTGCTAACCATAGCTGCCTTGATCAACGAAGAAGTTTTGTGTGTTCATGGTGGTCTTAGCCCAGAAATTAAAACACTCGATCAGATCCGTTCAATCAACCGCGACCAGGAGATTCCACATAAAGGTGCATTCTGTGATTTGGTCTGGTCGGACCCGGAAGACATCGACACATGGGCCGAAAGTCCGAGAGGAGCCGGTTGGTTGTTTGGTGCAGCCGTTACGCGTGATTTCATCCATATCAACAAACTAGAGCTAATATGCCGGGCCCATCAGCTGGTACACGAAGGAATAAACTACTTGTTCGATCGGAAATTGGTCACTGTTTGGTCCGCTCCGAACTATTGCTATCGCTGTGGTAACGTCGCGGCGATACTTGAGTTCGATGCAAATAACGTCTCTAATGTGGAGATTTTCAAAGCTGTACCGGACAACGAGCGGGTTATGCCAAGTCAGCGTGTTACACCGTACTTTCTGTGAAGTTGGTACTTGTGCTACGTTTTGTCGTGAAATATTTGTATAACGAACGCTAAAAATAAATAGCTGCTTTGTGAATATACGTAAATCATTTTGGTTGAACACAAGCCATCGAGTATTTATTAATACCTCTAACATCGTTAAGGTTCGAATCATTGGTGTTTGGGATTACAAAAGCAGTCTTATGCCCACAATAGTTGTAATGTTCCTACAAACATAGTCATTGTCTACTAATAGCTGGAAAGAATGAACATTACTACTGCTTGAGcataaaactgcttttgaaatctcaGAAACCTTGAACCTCTGTGGATTAAATGTCTCATTTCTAGATAACTGAAGACTGAACTGAGCCTATCAATAAAAAGAATTTTTGCTTCAATAAGTTGTTTAGTTTCCAAGAAAAGGGTAGATAAAGTCCGAGGAACTCGATTTTGCTGAcatattacaaacatttttaagCCGAAACGGAAATTGTATCAGAGCTGAGCCTTTGAGCGTTCGGTCACATACCTACGATTTCCTTCtaagtttatttttcatttttacggTTTATTGTCGCTTTTCCACTGTTTTATACAGAGTCACATCATAGCagcgattaaattaaactcttgcacCGGACAGTAACATATCACACAGTGTGTGATAACAAACTTCCACATACATTCAGATGTGTTTCCTAAATCCGAAAATCTATTTTTCGctttgtatttattattttcaccattttttaAGACTACtgagaaaagttaatatttcggaaaaggtAATCGACCcaatccccaatcgattaacttttccgtgAGTCAATTGTACCTACATCGTTAATAACAATTcggaaaaagaaaacttcattcTATACTAGCCTTTTCCGAGCCAACGGAGCTGGGGAGcctatagggcttttgctacatacacatgcaagacgtctgttgggcacacattggatattttcctattcgatgcagcaaaaacgtgctggataaaattatcattttttctaaaattatttatcattttagttgcttaatagtcaaagtaaccgacaaatgtttcctgaaatatatgctgacttttggtaactagggtttcggtgaattcgcgttaaatcggtgtcccaaatatactgttgtttgaagcagtatacggcataggccaagttgaaagtaacggaatataaaattggttttagcataataaattgctttcttagccgaaagcagCTGATGGCTATtgatagggccctattctgtaagtcacgtcgagtgtcactttgctcgactagtcgacttttggtattatgtaagtcacatgcgacccggttttgtcgagtaacttgactgagtccaccgccaaaaagctagtgactaaacggttagcaaatgACGCTTGagttagctttgttttggtcctgCATTGagtcgctatgctgcccgtttttcttgcactcgacactcgacagtgactgagtcgagcctagttgctcgacgtgacttacagaatagggcccatatttgtttaattttattccgctaacataggtcatagttacatttttgatcattgctaccgcgtcttagcttatttggtgaaaataatttttttatttagtaaacagatatattaccttgccatatgtatgaagcaatttgtaatttctgttttaaatgaagaaaataaatcatttaaaaaattttgctcttccagcccgtgtgttttatatggagctgtcacttttgcctgcccaacagacctccaatacatatgcactctgcaaacaccctataatTTACAGGACAAAAAATCCGCAGAAAGCATTCCTAAAGGCTGGTCGGTAGGTGTCTCCGAAGAAACGGCAAGCATCAAACCAAAAGCAACAGACCAAAAGCTACAGAAGAtctttcatacgatttgaaacatgttatttttCTGTTAGGTATTACATGATTTGTATAACGTTCATTGAGTTAATTCGCTgcaagtgtatttttattttgatccataatatgatgaagattgtttcataattgtgaccgctcCCAAACGTGATCCATGAGTAGGTTTGATAATTTCCGTGTGGTATATAAGCATAATTTCCGTGGAAAACGTTTGCACTAAACGGGTTTAATAACTGAACTaactgaaagattacatatttctgcagctaaaaacatttataaactgcttttaaacaatGGTTTGCGCTAGAATTGATTATTTTAAACTCATACTTCTGgttaaatggtccataattgcAGGGGAACTGTACTTTCCCAATTGAATCGTTTGAAAATATTGTCTAGTGATTCTTTCCCATTTTATAGCTTTTTAAATCTTGCAGAAAATCGTTACTACGGAACAACTAGTACTCCTAGAACGTATTTAACTATTGTAATACAAAGTATAACTATTCAGCAATAACATTGCTCAACTCAActtttatccagcaactccgatcccgacctcctcgtggtaccagccggaatacgagcaaccttagcggagatcgggtaaccaaccccggtggaaactaaggtcgtatactaaccgggaaggaggtatagtgagtcttggcactataagatggcagccccatcgcgagactcggtagtgttgtcccagtacggctacacacctaaattcaaaaactaacaacattcaagcatattcggagcggaatattcgccatcgacctaggcgacggaacaaggacgacgaattgagactcgggacttggaactgcagatcgctaaatttcgcaggttgcgagcgggtgctgattgaacaacTGGAACCCcccaaactcggcatcgtagctctgcaggaaatctgtcgcaaaagagagaaggtatggaaaatccgtggcggaaaggcccagttttaacagagcggtggcgctaccaacgaactgggaacgggctttgtagtgctgagcggaatgcaggatcgcgtgatagattggaaggcgatcaacgagagaatgtatgtataggattaagggccgtttcttcaattatagcatcattaacgtgcactgcccgcacgaaggtagacccgacgatgagaaagaagcgttctacgcgagactggaggcaacgtacgacagctgctcgtcacgggacatcaagatcgtcatcggggatataaacacccaggtcggtagggaagaaatgtatagaccatTGTAGGACTCCATAGTCTGCATACCGACACAAAAGATAActgccaacgatgtataaacttcgcagcttcccgaggcctggtgatccgaagcacctttttcccgcgcaaggatatccacaaagccacctggagatcacctgaccaacgtataatgaaccaaattgaccacgttctcatagagggccggttcttctctaacatcacgaacgtacgctcccgtcggggtgcggatattgattctgaccattacctagtagcagtacatgtgcgctcaaagctgtccaccgtataccggacacgtcaaagccgccctcctcggctgaacatcaggcagctagataacccacaagctgccgagaactacgcgcgagtagtgaatgaggcactgccttcttccgaggagttaggtgcttcaaacctcgaaacggttggggcagaatacgctcggccatcggagaggccgctaccgcggcactaggtattaagcctcggagtacacaaaatgattggtttgatggggaatgccaacaagcggtggaggtgaaaaaaatgcttggaaaaattatttaagtattgccactagagataacctggccaaataccgacgagctagaaaccagttgaccagttgaggagaaaaaagcggcaaaaggaggacagagatcgtgaagaattagagcaactattccgagctaatgacacgcgcaagttttatgagaaggtgaaccaaactcggaagggctacacaccgaaacctgacatgtgaagggacgagggagggaatataattacaaacgagcgcgaggtggtcgacaggtggaagcagttcttcgatgaacaccttaatggcgaagtcgcagaaggaggcggaacggaaattaacctaggagcgcccatggaagatagtaatgtcctagcacccgatctccaagaagtcaaacgagaaatcgggctgctgaagaccaataaagccgctgggaaggaccgcctaccggcagagctttataaacatggcggagaaacgctagcaaaagcTCTAcattgggttatttcgaggatttgggaggaggaaaagctaccggaggaatggatggaaggagtggtttgtcccatctacaaaaagggtgatcagctagactgctgcaactatcgtggtattacgctggtaaacgccgcccacaaggtactctcccagatcctgttacgccggctgtcaccgatagcacaaggtttcgtagggaattatcaggcgggtttcatgggggctcgcgcaactacggaccaaatttttactattcgacagatcttgcagaaatgtcgggagtacaacgtgcccacgcatcacatctttattgatttcaaagcagcatacgatacagtcgatcgagacaagctatggcagatcatgcacgaatacggttttccggacaaacagccgcgactgatcagagctacattggatcgagtgatgtgcttcgtacgcatctctgggacactctcgagtccattcgagacgcgacgagggttgagacaaggtgacggtctatcctgcatgctgttcaacatctctcttgagggggtgatccgacgagcggacatcgaaacgagaggcacaatttttaccaagagtagccaactcagTGGAAAAAgtcgtaagaaaggatttttctgacttttaggaagatagatc harbors:
- the LOC128741641 gene encoding serine/threonine-protein phosphatase 6 catalytic subunit: MTSELDHWIEITKQCKYLPENDLKKLCDLVCDLLIEESNIQPVSSPVTVCGDIHGQFYDLEELFRTGGHVPDTNYIFMGDFVDRGYYSLETFTRLLTLKARYPDKITLLRGNHESRQITKVYGFYDECYTKYGNVNPWKYCCRVFDLLTIAALINEEVLCVHGGLSPEIKTLDQIRSINRDQEIPHKGAFCDLVWSDPEDIDTWAESPRGAGWLFGAAVTRDFIHINKLELICRAHQLVHEGINYLFDRKLVTVWSAPNYCYRCGNVAAILEFDANNVSNVEIFKAVPDNERVMPSQRVTPYFL